The Streptomyces sp. HUAS CB01 genome has a segment encoding these proteins:
- a CDS encoding RNA polymerase sigma-70 factor: MAGDTATDVFEAHRSVLTGVAYRMLGRFTDAEDVVQEAWLRWTAEDRSDVREPRGYLVRITTRLAIDRLRQAQSRRESYVGPWLPEPIATRSGHSVPDSAERAELTESVSFAVLVVLESLSPLERAVFVLREAFGFPYGEIATTLDRSEAAVRQLAGRARRHVDERKPRYDVDPAERRDLTERFLAAASGGDLDALLSLLAPDVRLVGDSGGKAKAPLRVIESADKVGRFLFAVAQQPIPGVEFRILDLNGAPGLLVLAEGKPDTVVQIEARDGRIQCVYIVRNPDKLTALTA; the protein is encoded by the coding sequence GTGGCAGGCGATACGGCGACCGATGTCTTCGAGGCCCACCGTTCCGTGCTGACGGGGGTGGCCTACCGCATGCTGGGCCGCTTCACCGATGCCGAGGACGTGGTGCAGGAAGCCTGGCTGCGGTGGACGGCGGAGGACCGCTCCGACGTCCGCGAGCCGCGCGGCTACCTCGTACGCATCACGACCCGGCTCGCCATCGACCGGCTGCGGCAGGCACAGTCGCGGCGTGAGTCCTATGTCGGCCCCTGGCTCCCCGAGCCCATCGCCACCCGATCCGGGCACAGCGTCCCCGACTCGGCCGAGCGCGCCGAGCTGACGGAGTCCGTGTCGTTCGCCGTGCTCGTGGTGCTGGAGTCCCTGTCGCCCCTGGAGCGCGCGGTGTTCGTGCTGCGGGAGGCGTTCGGCTTCCCGTACGGCGAGATCGCCACCACCCTCGACCGCAGCGAGGCGGCCGTGCGGCAGCTCGCCGGACGCGCCCGGCGCCATGTCGACGAGCGCAAGCCGCGGTACGACGTCGACCCGGCCGAACGCCGCGACCTGACCGAGCGGTTCCTCGCCGCGGCCTCCGGCGGCGACCTCGACGCGCTGCTCAGCCTCCTCGCTCCCGACGTCCGGCTCGTCGGCGACAGCGGAGGGAAGGCGAAGGCGCCGCTGCGCGTCATCGAATCCGCCGACAAGGTGGGGCGCTTCCTGTTCGCCGTGGCCCAGCAGCCCATCCCCGGCGTGGAGTTCCGCATCCTCGACCTCAACGGCGCGCCCGGCCTGCTGGTGCTGGCCGAGGGCAAGCCGGACACCGTCGTCCAGATCGAGGCCAGGGACGGACGCATCCAGTGCGTCTACATCGTCCGCAACCCCGACAAGCTCACCGCCCTCACGGCGTAG